Below is a genomic region from Erigeron canadensis isolate Cc75 chromosome 7, C_canadensis_v1, whole genome shotgun sequence.
tttggTTTACTTACTACTTATTATTAGTTTAGTTTCTTTATATTCTATagataaaatattgtaaataatgTATGAGGATGCCACATAAGCCattatcctacgtggcaatgTTATAAGATAGGTTTGAGTTTTTAGAGGCGCTAAAATCGTTCAGAtccctactgttttaataaatatataaatatagatataaagataaagatatttacAAATTGCTTCGGGCCTGCACCGGTGAATGGCGGTTTAATTAGGCTTGTTCTGACATAACCCATTATAGTTTAAAAGACAACTTGGACTGATCCATAAGCCTAAAACTATAGCCCAAAACATCGTCTCTTTAAGCCCGAAACCcgttttaaaaatatacaaaaacttgGTCATGAGTGCCGAGTTCAATCTCCtataaaattttctaaaaaatagaaaaacgaAAATATTGCTTCAAATTCGAAAGTAAAAATTGCATAGGAAAAATGTAGGTAATATTGCTAATAGATTTAGTTCACTTGGACTTGAATTTCTGCCCCTTCGTCTTATATTCGATGGCATTATCTTCAATGTCCTTAAGCAAATCTTTTACTAGCTAGTCTTTAGACAATGTAAAGAAGCGATATAATAATCTTCGtattaagtattttaattagtCTTTTGACCAGTATGTCCACATAGGAATTGAAGCGTAAAATACTTCCATTCCATTACAGGTTTAATTAGTTTTGAGTGTAAATCAAGTTTTGGCTTACACTAGTCCAAAGAGTTAACACCTTTAGGGTGGAGGGAATACTCACTCCTTACCCAATCCTATCCAATTCATCCTCCAATCAAAACCCTTCAACTCACAACTACCCAATTCTacccaattcttacccaaatcaCTGACAATACATACCCAATTCTTACCCAATCCTAcccaattttcttttctttttcaattttttaattacaaaaatatattaacttctaaaattataaaaaaacaatacataaaactttaaatatataatacataataactACAGGGactaaaaatgttcaaattaaaagtttttagtattacatatatgtatttacaAAGTTCTGAAACTACAGGGACTAGTCTTGGTATATTTCGAAACTCCCTATCTTCTCCAAATAGTCAAATACTACCTGTAAACcaagtatatatgtatgcatatatatttatataaacgggaaggtttagaaaaaaaaaaagaaaaaagaaaaacaagaacaGAGGGCGACGGCTGCTTTTCGACGGTCAAAAATCCAACCCAAAGCTCGGCTAGTTAACCCGATTCTCTACCCGATTCCCTTTACCCGATTGATACCCAAGAGGTTGCGGCGGTATACCCGATCGTGGTCAGGGTACCCGGCCCCTTACCCGACCTGTATTCCCTCCAGCCTTATATCCATGAGTTCGGGTTCAAGTACCACTAAAATGTGTGGTCAACTAATAAATTAAGACTACACGTCacacaaaataataaaagagaGCCCAAGACAAAGGGGTAGGGgcatatgttttaaaaatattcactACACCTCTCCCACACTCTTAATCCAACCAACCAAAAGGAATCCCACCTCAAAACTCAACTCTTCTCCAATTCCATCTCCTCCTTCTATACTTTCACACTGTAATTCCTTCTTtataccaaaaataatatcatctttgatatatatatatatatatatatagccacaAATTTCACTTCTCATCAATCTGACTGGTTTGTTTTGGGTGTGATGGGTGTGAGCACCAGGTGTTCCCATACTTCCCACATCACCGAGATCATCATCACCAGCTTCTTTCGGCACAAGAGGatttaatcaaacaaaaaacatatactatatttcatatatactaATTCACTAAAAAGTTAAGTCGTTATTAACCAAGTTTGACCAATCTTTATGGTTGATTGAAAAAGTATTCAGGTTTGTTGTACGTATAAAAGGCCGGGTTGACATGGCAGCTCGGAGTTTTCTTTTTGGTGGCGGTGATGGTCAGGGAACAACAAAAAGGCTTCATGGCTCTTCTACTCTTAATCCTCTTGATTCTTTCTTGGTTTCAAGATCCGCTCATTTCCAAGGTAACTATATATTATTTGCttacttttacatatataaatggtCGATCAAATTTTCTCTGTTCAGGTTACCCAGAAGGCGTGTTTTTTACTAACCTTTTCGAAATGTTATATTCCTTAATACtgtatatattatgttataccGTAGAACGTCTATAAATttatactcgataaattaataacttcaatcaaattaataatttgtttagTCCCAACTTGGGAATCATACAAAATTGGactccaataaaataataagttaataacttttttgaaatcACAGTGTATTTATATTGGTCTCCatgaaactataaattaataattactaaATTATTCCAAGTTTTAgtagaaaataatatatagtcactttttttttttggaactttaaatttatattgaGTTTATCGATAAATCTCGTCAAACTCAAGAATGTAGTGTAAGAGTTTGGAATTTGTTTACTCGTATTGTAAAAATAAGTAGTGAaaagttttatctttaaatcacCCTTAACTTCGTCATCAATCAGATTTTCACAGTTTTTCCAATGTTTTGAACCTCATAACATTTGTTATTTTTACTAGTATAATCTAGCAAGTGATTTACATCtattttatgttgataatgCATACGGGTAATCAAggtttcatactcacgaatgtctttttcaaaatttacatcataaaacctctttaaattaataaattattaatttatcgatatagtAATTCTcgttaaattgataaaatatgttagtcccaacattattaatttatagaggtttcactatatatatatacagtgatgtaaaacaagtattaaagtaaaacaaataagacaagatcttgactcttaaatcatggttaaattgatgcacgaagattcacgaagcaattaaTGTACGATGATTTACATGATGCACGACGATTATCACTGacaaaaaacctattgttttatttgttttactttaatacttgttttattttacctaaaacctatatatatatatatagcctgctatttttagttgtatatgttagagttttggattatGTGTTGATCAGTTTTAAATCCAACTCAGCATATTTGAAATTGTATATGATTGTTTCATGATGATATGGTTTTGTCCTAATTTGTCAAATTATTCTTTATGTTTTTGATGCTTCCGCACAAATGAGTAACTTTATTGTAACTATTTATAAGCATATCTAAAAAACAGGGTTCAATGGAAATCCAATGAAATGATTTCTCTTTTTTGTAACTTGTTGTATATGTGCTGATGATTGATAGATTGCTTGTATCATTGATGTTGCGTTGGATAATGAAATTTCGCatttcaggaaaaaaaaaaaaacaacaaaagatACTATTCGAGTCTTTTAGTTTTGACTCAatgattaaatataatttgCTCATCTAATGACAATAAACCAAGAGTATTATTGTGGATACAAATGAATCATACATATTTTGATCTTATTTGATTGAGTCTATGTGGTAGATACATGAATAATGGATCTTGGTGGTTGACTTTTGTGCTCAATACCTAATACGATCAAGACACTTAACTAGTTGACCTTTCTTGTTCTTCATAAAAATGGGTcttataatttgatttttacctttaattgattaaaaaatgtCTGATTTTCGATACTTATAGGTTCCCGGTCAATGGTTAGTTTTGGAGATAAAGGAAGTGGATCCAGGGGGCACTGTTTTCAATCGTTTGATCACGAAGAAAATGgagatgatgattatgatgattactTGCACCAGCCTGAAAAGAAAAGGCGGCTCACAGTTGATCAAGTCCGGTTCTTGGAGAAAAGTTTTGACTTAGATAACAAGCTAGAGCCAGAACGCAAGGTCCAGCTTGCAAAAGAGATCGGACTGCAGCCTAGGCAGGTTGCCATTTGGTTTCAAAATCGCCGAGCACGTTGGAAGAATAAGCAACTTGAGAAAGACTATGATGATTTGCAAGAGAATTACAATAAACTTAAAGCCCACTACGATAATCTTGTTAAAGAGAAGGAAAAACTGAAATCCGAGGTAATATTAGTAGAAAACAGGTGTTCACATTTTTGTGATTAATAGTAACATACTTTcattaggtagaggtaaggtctgcctacatcttaacctcccccatacaccgtcgaggtattggggctcaaaacccgccgAAGGcagcactgagcagttacttacttacttataCTTTCATAAAAGTATACTGCTATCACTTAACCATAGAAATAAAACTTTGCTTATTTTAGTTTCAATCCTTAAAGTCTGCAAAATGTAAGTGATCTCTTGTTTTAGGTTGAGGAATTAAGCGATAAATTGATTCTACATGAGAAGGGAACTTCAGATTCATCAAGCACTAGAAGCCCGTTTGAGCCAGAACTATGTAAAACACATGTTGATCACGGGTGTGAAGAAGATATATCCAAAACCATGAGCACGGAATATGGGCAAAACGGTACTATCATAGAGAAAAGCGTCGTGGCTGACAAAGAGGTTTACATGTCTCTCTTAGAACGAGTTGATTCATCGTACgtatatgaacaagaacaaagTGATGGATCATTGGATGAAGAAAATAACTTGAGCACAATGTTTCAACCTTTGGTGGGTGATTACACATTACCAAAGGTTGAAAATGGCGGATATGCGGAGCCACATTCGGTGAACTCTTATTACCTCGGGCTCCCTGGAGATGATCAAGCCTTCGGTTTTTGGTCATACTGAGTCAACTCAGTGGTGCATAACTAACTCAATTGAGTTTCAGTAGCTCAATGATGTTGGTTGTTTGTGATTTACTTGTACTTTATTTTTGTATCTAAAGGTTTATGTTTGCTAAAAATAAGCGATGATAACGTTGTGAATTatccataaattatttgtaaactatgttatgatatgtattttattttgttcacGCATAATTTGCACAAAATTTGTTAGTTTCGGGCAACATAATTTTTAGGATTACAAGTGTACCTGCACAGTGGTTAATGATGAGTGATTTaagtaaaatgaaataaaagatGCCTTAATAGCGCAGTGGCATCCCTGTGTTACAATGAAAGTTTGGGCCCTGGGAAAGCAGGGTTCGAATCCGAGCAatcaaaggtttttttttcaatttagcGTCGTGCCTTCTGTAGCGGTTAAATTGGTGTGGTTTTTCCTCCCCTGTGGTTCCCTGACtcgtggatcggtcgctagtgGCTGCCTACCCAATTGGATGTAATGGCTAGCCATCCCGTGACacgaatgttaaaaaaaaaaaatgttaatggTAGGCTACATTTATACTTTTAAGCTTATTTAAGTAAAATGAAATTAGGGTTGTGgtaatttgaaaactaaaactttcgtaaaaactagaaaatttgTCAAAACACAATGTGATTTGAATTtgacacaatgtgtttttataagTTCATATGACAATGTGTTTGAATAATTCTATGATTTTCAAGAGCTATCAAAAACAatctgtgatttaaaacttaacacgctgtgtttttagattacacaataaaagcacattgtgttaaatttatatcacaGTATATTTTggttagttttttaattttcacagaaaatttaattttcaaatgaacatttcacacaaattaataaaagagaTGCCCACGCAAAGGGGTAGGTgcatatgttttaaaaatattcactACACCTCTTTCACGCTCTCAATTCAACCAATCAAAAGGAATCCCACCTCAAAACtcaagggcgcgtttggttcacaaaatgtttttggaaggaatgaaatctatcaaaggaattggaatttgaaggaatggaatatgacaaaatgttttttatttttttgcaaatTCAAATGTGTGaaggaatgagattccttcctccatccctaAAGGGCAGTTTGGTTAGaagaatgtttttgaaaaaattggaatttaaaagtattaatatATGTCTTCTGTTTGGTGACagaattcaatggaattcaGTTAAAGGATTCcaagtataaaagtataaaatgacaaaattgaccattattaaacttttataaattctttcattttaatagatatatactattatatattcttttacaacaacaacaacaaaaacaataataataataataataataataataataataataatatatactcctttaataaaaacaacaacaacatgcCTCATTAAAGGCTCCATCTGAAACAAAAATtccatcaaaaacaaaaaagccaTCGTCGGTGCACCTAATCGTCTTTTCACCCTATCAAGATTCAACATGCACACACAGTAGTGGTGTTTTACTCCGGCAGTCTCCATCgagttcttttttctttttccaaagaGCAACGTTATCAAGATCCCCTTTTTACCTCTATTGATTGTAACACccgaaatattttaaggtaaagaaattaacccatttttatagttttgacatttaattaatttcctagtatctTATTTTtcgatatggggttaatttagttggaactttagcggatagcgggtaaaatatcCACCAAATTGagaagtgggtcgtggcacccataggAAGTGCCAGACATCTTCTTTTGAGTATGAATCATACTTCCACCTTGGCTCACCTTCATTCTTCATGCATTCctctttcatttcttttttttcaaaatcaagtcAAATTCCTTCAATTCAAGCATAAGAACAATTATATTAAGCATCACCATCAAGTAATCTATATTCAAGAATtcaaagttagggtttgtgggtttagtggtggtggctgaaaattGGGAGAAAAGGAGGAAGGGATTGTGAATCTAAAACCCCAAGtaattgtttttcttgttgaGGTAAGGAAGTTCCCCAAATTagctttatctttcttttgaatttagggTTCATGAAGGAACCAAATtggggttttgctagaaattgaatTATGATTATTTTCCCCAATtacttagttaacctagttgtcattgagttatatgatatgttgtttatgaaaatgatgagtgcatgtgataaattttagttcttgagaaaagatgaattttgactagttatggaattattgatgaaaatggtaggttgaactacctagtgtgtttgttaaagaaaatgaagttcaatgacaaatgggttgggttttgggtctaggaaggctagtgattgagtatgactaggttgagctagtcatagttgtgaatgtaagcttatgcatttttatgatatgatcataggttgaaaaTTTGCTTGTGCTTGTTCATTTAGCGTTATtatctttgttgcggaggaggtgagtatatttgcatacccttatgtttacgttgggtcaaataccatgagatgtgaatgttccaagcatggtaattgatttggcatgaagcccatgtggggcattgtttatgaggcctaagaacctccggggcctaagaatcccgatagttgatgtgatatgaggcctaaga
It encodes:
- the LOC122606852 gene encoding homeobox-leucine zipper protein HAT5-like, yielding MAARSFLFGGGDGQGTTKRLHGSSTLNPLDSFLVSRSAHFQGSRSMVSFGDKGSGSRGHCFQSFDHEENGDDDYDDYLHQPEKKRRLTVDQVRFLEKSFDLDNKLEPERKVQLAKEIGLQPRQVAIWFQNRRARWKNKQLEKDYDDLQENYNKLKAHYDNLVKEKEKLKSEVEELSDKLILHEKGTSDSSSTRSPFEPELCKTHVDHGCEEDISKTMSTEYGQNGTIIEKSVVADKEVYMSLLERVDSSYVYEQEQSDGSLDEENNLSTMFQPLVGDYTLPKVENGGYAEPHSVNSYYLGLPGDDQAFGFWSY